DNA from Verrucomicrobiia bacterium:
CCCGGACGTGGCGCTATCTGGATGCGTTTGGAACGCGGACCAAGAATCTCTGCGCCCTGCCGCGGGCGCGGTGCAACGCCTGCCGCATGGACGGTTCTGGCGCCGCGGGAGGGCCAGAGAACGCATTTCACCCGGGAGTTTGAGGCCTTTGCCCTGACCCGGAAGCGGGAGATGCCGGTGAAGAAGGCGGGGCAGATTCTGGGCGAGAACAACACGCGCCACTGACGGATGAACGGTGTGCGTGAACGGGGATCACGGGGAGGCATATAGGGCCTGAAGGCGGCCCACGGCGACGTCTTCCGTGAGTCCGTCGCGCAGGACTGCGCGAAGCCATCGGATGAACTTCACGCAGCACTGGGTGGCCCTGCGCGAGGCGCCAACGAGCGTTGTCAGTGGCCGTCCCGCCTTGAGGGCTTGCGCCTGGGCCTCAGTCGTCCGCCGAGTCCGGCGCTGATCTTCCGGCCGGTTCTGGACATCATGTTTGCGCTCCAGATGCTGCTCGTAGGCCAGGAGCAGGTTGTGGGTGATGGCGATCAGGCGGGCCTGAGCGGTCCGCGTCTCCAAGCTGGTGCCCCAAGCCTTGCGCTCGCAGAGCTTGTTCTTGATCTCATCAAACACCTTCTCGATCTCCCAGCGGCGACGGTACAGCTCGGCGATCACCCCCGGGGGCAGATCCGGTTCATTGGTCAGGAACTCGAAGCGCTCCCCGTCCACCGGATTGATGTACACCACGATGCGCAACTCAACGCCCTCGCGTGTCATCACCCGGCGATCCGACTGGACGCCGTGATTGCGCGAATCCTCCCGGTCCCAGTCCCGATCACTGAGCCAGTCATACACCATGTCCTCCTTCACTAGGCTCAGGAAGTATACGGCGCTCTCCTGGCGGCAGCGCTTCCAAAACCGGAGGTTGATCCCCGCCTTGTCGTACACCACCAGGACCCGTCGCCCCCGGACAACGCCCTGGCGCAGTCCGCGGGGTTTGACCCGCTTGAGCGCACTCATGTCGTGCTCGTGCAGACCTTCAGCGGTGGCCAGATGTCGCAGGCTGTCGCGGCGCAGGTTCAGGCTGTAGAAGTGGCCCACCGCCATCTTGGCGCCGTCATGGCGTGGATCATGCGTCGCCGCCCGATGCCAGTGTCCGTCGCAGGCGAAGCATTCGTAGAGGGCCAGTTCCGGGATGTGGGCCAGGCGATCCACCAAGCGCGGGTCCAAAGCCTCAGCCAGTCCGTCGTGCACCGTGTCCAGCAGTTGGCCGCGGCGCGCGCTGCGCAAGGTGTCGAAGTAATTGGTGTGGGAGGGGGTGTGCGCGAAGCGCGTTCCGTGTTCCTGGAGAAACCCTCGCCCGCTGGGTGAGGTCTCCAGCACCCGCTGGATGCCCATGCGGACGAAGTCCAGATCGGAGAACTCCGGGCAGGGACGGGTCGAAGGGCTGTTGAGCACCAGGGGATTGATGGGTGCAAGGAAGAGGTCGTTCACGCGTGGAATATCAGAAGAAGCAGGCATCGAGGTCGATTTTGGGCGACCTGGGCCACGTCAAGCTATTTCTTTGGAATTATACGTTCCACCACGCGATCTTTTTACGGAGAGAACCATCGGCGAACCCCGGCGTCTTCGACGCGCGGAAGCGCCCGCCACGCGCTGCCGCACCCCCGCCACGCCCAAAAACTTCAGCCCACTTCACGTACACCGTTCCGGGAGTTGGATCTCTCGAAAGTGACGCAGGTGGGTGAGGTTGTGCCGAAAAGACGGAGAAGGAATCGGGCTCCTGAAGTAGCATGAAATCCTTGAACAAGCCGCTGGGGAAACCCGTCGCCAATAGGACCCCGCCCTTAAACTCGAAGCCGTTCGGAACTGGATCTCCAGTGGCAAGACCGCGGAGGTCGTCGCCCAGGAGCTGGGCTTGAGCCCGGATCGGCTTTTCGCATGGCGAAGACTCCGGCCTCTGCACGCTCGAGGACGAGGTTCTCGCGGCAGAGGTCCTCGAGATTCACGCCGAAAGCCGCCGGACCTATGGATCTCCTTGCGTCGTGGACGCACTGCGCTCGCGCGGACGTCGTCATGGCCGCAGGCGCATTGCCCGCCTCATGCGCAGCTGGGGGCTCTCCGGGCGCCAAGAGGGGCTGCTACCGCGTCCGAACCACCGACAGCAACCACGACCACCCCATCGCGCCCAACCGTCTGGCGGAAGCTCCCAGCCCCTGCGGGCCCAACCAGATCTGGGTCGCCGACATCCCCTTCATCCCCACCGGTGAAGGCTGGCTCTACCTTGCCGGTATCCTCGACCTCCACAGCCGCAAGGTCGTTGGCTGGACCATGGGCCACAGTATCGACTCGGCCCTGGTGCTTTCGGCCCTCTCCATGTCCCTCCTTCAACGCGGCCCCGCCGCCGGGCTGCTGTTCCACTCGGATCGTGGCATCCGGTATGCCTGCGGAGGGTTTCGCGCAGCTCTGGCAGACGCCGGCCTGGTCCAATCCCTGACACGCGCCGCCGACCGCAGCCGCAACGACGCAGACCGTCTGTGTTCCCCTCCCTGCTGAACTGGCACCAGGCAAACACCGCCGCGCTCAAATCTCGGATCCGGCCTTCCCGGTACAGCCGTCGCCACCGGCGCTCGAACCGGCTCTTGGTGGCGCCGAGCACCCGCGGCCTCAAGCCCGGCTGAAAGCGAAACCCGCAAAACGGCACGCCTTCGCGTGTGACCAGCGATGGATCAGCCAGCAGCAGCTCGTATTCGTGATCGCCCGCATTGACGAAGCCGGACGCATGACCGGCGGCTGGCTGCGACAGTTGGAACGTCGTACGGGCACCCCCCAGCCGGCGCCTTGAGTGCCTGCCGGCTGGAAGGCACGGCAGGTCCGCGATTGCAGGCCGTGACTTTCAGTGGAGCGCCTTGGGCACTCTTTCCTACCGGCCACGGCCTGCGCCGCGTCTTTTCCCCGATCGGCGGGGCGCGGATGACGGGGTTAGGTGATCCCTCTTGGCACTGGCGGCGCAGGACAGAATTCCCACGCCACATCACGCCCGACCACGGCTCGGATACCTTGCGCGCCGACACCAACACCACACGAAACCCGATGTTGTTGTTGCGATACAACGAGAGCAGAAAGCGTGGATCACTATTGAACAACGACCCGCCCCGCAACACGCGCCACTTTTGCTCGCCGTCATACCAATCATCGCACCACTCCCACACGTTGCCGCCCAGATCAAACAGCCCCAACGGATTGCCGGCAAAACTCCCGACGGGCGCCGTTGTCGCAAAGCCATCTCGATAGCTGTCAATGACTGCCAGGTCGTTGAATTGGGTTTTGGTGGATTGATCCGCATAGTTGCCCGCACCCGCTGGTGGGGGCCACTGGGATCCCCACGGGTAGACACCCCCGTTTTTTTTGTCCCGCTCCTTGGGATTGCTGCCGCGTTCGGCGGGCAACCCCACGGCGCGGCTCCATTCCAGGTCCGTTGGCAGGCGGTAGTGCTGTTGGGGCGAGAGGCGGCCGTCGCGATGCTCCAAGCGGGTCAGCCACTCGCAGAATCTCCTGGCGTCTTCCCAACTCACGTTGACGACCGGGCAATCGTCGGTCGGGGTGACCGCCACATTCTGGAAGGAAGGATTCTTCCAGGAGGCATCCGCACCGGGATTGGCCCGGGCGTACGCGGCGTAGTCCTTGATCCGGGTTGCCCAAATGCAGAACAACACATCCGTCCCTGGTGCTGGGCTTCGTGCTCTTTGAGCTCTTCGCCAAACTCCACCTCAAGACGGCACGTCTGGGCCAGCAGACCCTCCAGGACCTGCGCGACAGCTTCCTGCTCGCCCTGGGACGTTGGGAAGAACTGGAGACGCTCTGGAACGGGTGAGCTTCCCCGGCGGCCCGGCTCATCGCCGGGAGCCGTCGTCCTGTTCGTTGCCAAATCAAACTCCGACAATCTCTCGTCCCCGGTGAGGTGTCTCCACGACCAGGGCACCAGGCCGCCCGCCCACTCCAGGGCCCCCGGCCGGTGCCCAAAATTTTGACCCCATCACCTGCCGCGCTTTAATCCCCTCCCCCTTGCGGAATCCCTGCCCGCGAGGGCGCAATACTAGGCTTTGGTAGCAATGGGGGGTACACCTACAACGATGCGACTGGAACGTATCGTGACTGACCCGGAGATTTGCATGGGCAAAGCGACGATCCGTGG
Protein-coding regions in this window:
- a CDS encoding transposase; translation: MNDLFLAPINPLVLNSPSTRPCPEFSDLDFVRMGIQRVLETSPSGRGFLQEHGTRFAHTPSHTNYFDTLRSARRGQLLDTVHDGLAEALDPRLVDRLAHIPELALYECFACDGHWHRAATHDPRHDGAKMAVGHFYSLNLRRDSLRHLATAEGLHEHDMSALKRVKPRGLRQGVVRGRRVLVVYDKAGINLRFWKRCRQESAVYFLSLVKEDMVYDWLSDRDWDREDSRNHGVQSDRRVMTREGVELRIVVYINPVDGERFEFLTNEPDLPPGVIAELYRRRWEIEKVFDEIKNKLCERKAWGTSLETRTAQARLIAITHNLLLAYEQHLERKHDVQNRPEDQRRTRRTTEAQAQALKAGRPLTTLVGASRRATQCCVKFIRWLRAVLRDGLTEDVAVGRLQALYASP
- a CDS encoding SUMF1/EgtB/PvdO family nonheme iron enzyme — its product is MLFCIWATRIKDYAAYARANPGADASWKNPSFQNVAVTPTDDCPVVNVSWEDARRFCEWLTRLEHRDGRLSPQQHYRLPTDLEWSRAVGLPAERGSNPKERDKKNGGVYPWGSQWPPPAGAGNYADQSTKTQFNDLAVIDSYRDGFATTAPVGSFAGNPLGLFDLGGNVWEWCDDWYDGEQKWRVLRGGSLFNSDPRFLLSLYRNNNIGFRVVLVSARKVSEPWSGVMWRGNSVLRRQCQEGSPNPVIRAPPIGEKTRRRPWPVGKSAQGAPLKVTACNRGPAVPSSRQALKAPAGGCPYDVPTVAASRRSCVRLRQCGRSRIRAAAG
- a CDS encoding DDE-type integrase/transposase/recombinase, with translation MDLLASWTHCARADVVMAAGALPASCAAGGSPGAKRGCYRVRTTDSNHDHPIAPNRLAEAPSPCGPNQIWVADIPFIPTGEGWLYLAGILDLHSRKVVGWTMGHSIDSALVLSALSMSLLQRGPAAGLLFHSDRGIRYACGGFRAALADAGLVQSLTRAADRSRNDADRLCSPPC